One segment of Panicum virgatum strain AP13 chromosome 1K, P.virgatum_v5, whole genome shotgun sequence DNA contains the following:
- the LOC120654563 gene encoding LOW QUALITY PROTEIN: replication protein A 70 kDa DNA-binding subunit C-like (The sequence of the model RefSeq protein was modified relative to this genomic sequence to represent the inferred CDS: deleted 1 base in 1 codon), which produces MEAAAQLTPGGVRTIADGAMPAEIQPVLQVLEVRQVRSPKSAGAASANPNLSERYLVMLSDGVNTHQSMLTTAFSPAVRDGALRVGTVVQLNEFICNTIQGKRIIIVLKLEILQTECAIIGSPKNYVAQSLEKVQDPDLSAIAAQKNSGIYSGVPGMQGSSVAPRVEQASNNLSYGVPHNGAQGIGLTVEPDHNNGQILVPDHNNMFTGGFYGTVSALNTVNASMVEPRSQEPSLRSHHNQQFAASDTGEAFTSPGNTYKHPEQPSYQQPPPVYINRAPVARNESTSHVVPIMALNLYQTRWTIKARVTAKTDVKHWNNANGTGKLFSFDLLDGEGGEIRAICFKEAVDQFYDLIEVDKVYLISRGAVRHAQKQFNALNNDHEIILDASTSHVEICSNDDYSIPRVQYNFRQISEIENMDNQIVVDLLGVVTSAKHPLAEAQKRTLQLRDMSGRSVEVTLWGNFFDIEGQQLQLQCDSGLNPILALIGARISNFNGRSVSTISSTQLKIDPDFPDAERLRRWYILTEGNNTACVSLSREQFNSVQADRKTIAQIREENLGRDKTDWVTVKAAISHVYSDSFCYPACPLIFNEKPCNKKVIESGDGMWFCEKCDKSFGNCEYRYAVKFQIQDHTGTICVTAFQEAGEQIFGCTAQELRTARNIDQDDAPFTEIIEGARWHLNLFKLSVREESFNDEPLMQCKLVNAEKLDPSKESSILSKTIDSLLQGRSGPRPGDQGNIAVNTGFCNSPGGHNVLTSSNVCGMNMGGINQFGQQGSIGCEMSTPSTGMDRQQQLGSGGFIGNNHGSAGSKVRSDMCFKCNKPVHYFRDCLEKAIASQH; this is translated from the exons ATGGAGGCCGCGGCGCAGCTGACGCCTGGCGGGGTGAGGACGATCGCGGACGGGGCGATGCCGGCGGAGATCCAGCCGGTGCTGCAGGTGCTCGAGGTGCGCCAGGTCCGCTCCCCCAagagcgccggcgccgccagcgcCAACCCCAACCTCTCGGAGCGTTACCTCGTGATGCTCTCCGACGGCGTCAACACGCATCAGTCCATGCTCACCACCGCATTCAGCCCTGCCGTCAGGGACGGCGCCCTCCGGGTGGGCACCGTCGTCCAGCTCAACGAGTTCATTTGCAACACCATCCAGGGTAAAAG GATCATCATTGttttgaaacttgaaattctgcAAACTGAATGTGCCATAATTGGGAGCCCCAAAAACTATGTAGCACAAAGTCTAGAGAAGGTACAAGATCCCGACTTATCGGCCATTGCTGCTCAAAAGAACAGTGGAATCTATTCCGGTGTCCCAGGCATGCAGGGTTCTTCTGTTGCTCCAAGGGTAGAGCAGGCTTCTAACAATCTATCATATGGTGTACCCCATAATGGTGCTCAAGGCATTGGCCTGACAGTAGAACCTGATCATAACAATGGCCAGATTCTAGTACCTGATCATAACAATATGTTCACTGGAGGCTTTTATGGTACAGTATCAGCACTAAACACTGTAAATGCAAGTATGGTGGAACCACGGTCTCAGGAGCCTTCACTGAGATCTCATCACAACCAACAATTTGCTGCCAGTGACACCGGTGAGGCCTTCACCTCTCCTGGCAACACATACAAGCACCCAGAACAGCCTTCATATCAGCAGCCACCTCCAGTGTATATCAATAGAGCCCCTGTTGCTAGGAATGAATCAACATCCCATGTTGTCCCAATTATGGCATTGAATCTGTACCAGACTAGGTGGACAATTAAGGCTCGGGTGACTGCTAAGACTGATGTCAAGCATTGGAACAATGCCAATGGTACAGGAAAACTTTTCTCATTTGATCTCCTTGATGGAGAAGGTGGGGAAATTCGCGCAATTTGCTTCAAAGAAGCAGTTGATCAGTTTTATGACCTGATTGAGGTTGATAAGGTGTACTTGATATCAAGAGGAGCTGTGAGACATGCACAGAAGCAGTTTAATGCTTTGAATAATGATCATGAAATTATTCTGGACGCTTCAACCTCACATGTAGAGATTTGTTCTAATGATGATTACAGCATTCCTAGAGTGCAGTACAATTTCCGGCAGATCAGTGAAATAGAGAACATGGATAATCAAATCGTGGTAGATTTACTTGGTGTTGTTACATCA GCTAAGCACCCTTTGGCTGAAGCCCAGAAAAGAACCCTTCAACTCAGGGACATGTCTGGTAGGAGTGTGGAAGTGACCTTATGGGGCAACTTCTTTGATATTGAAGGTCAGCAGCTGCAGTTGCAGTGTGATTCTGGTTTGAATCCTATACTTGCTTTGATAGGTGCCCGCATCAGTAATTTTAACGGCAGATCGGTTAGTACAATCAGTTCAACCCAGTTAAAAATAGACCCAGACTTTCCTGATGCTGAAAGGCTGAGGCGGTGGTACATA CTAACTGAAGGAAATAACACTGCTTGTGTTTCACTATCCCGGGAACAATTTAATTCAGTCCAGGCTGACCGCAAAACAATTGCACAAATCAGGGAAGAAAACTTGGGACGCGATAAGACAGACTGGGTCACTGTTAAGGCTGCAATCTCACATGTATATAGTGACAGTTTTTGTTATCCAGCATGCCCCTTGATTTTTAATGAGAAGCCATGCAACAAAAAGGTCATAGAAAGTGGTGATGGGATGTGGTTTTGTGAGAAATGTGATAAGAGTTTTGGAAACTGTGAGTACAGGTACGCGGTTAAGTTTCAAATCCAAGATCACACTGGCACAATCTGTGTTACCGCATTCCAGGAGGCTGGTGAACAGATATTTGGCTGCACAGCACAAGAACTTCGCACAGCAAGAAATATTGACCAGGATGATGCCCCATTcacagagatcatagaaggggcCCGTTGGCATCTAAATCTATTCAAGTTGAGTGTCAGAGAGGAAAGCTTCAATGATGAGCCACTTATGCAATGTAAACTTGTTAATGCTGAAAAATTGGACCCATCCAAAGAGAGCAGCATCCTTTCTAAAACCATTGACAGCCTTTTACAGGGCAGATCAGGCCCAAGACCAGGAGACCAAGGCAACATAGCTGTAAACACTGGCTTCTGCAATTCGCCAGGTGGTCACAATGTGCTTACATCCAGTAATGTCTGTGGCATGAATATGGGTGGCATAAATCAGTTTGGGCAGCAAGGAAGCATAGGCTGCGAGATGTCTACTCCATCGACAGGTATGGATAGGCAGCAACAACTGGGAAGTGGAGGCTTCATAGGCAACAACCATGGCTCTGCTGGTAGCAAGGTTAGATCGGATATGTGTTTCAAGTGTAATAAGCCTGTGCACTATTTTAGAGACTGCCTAGAGAAGGCTATTGCCTCCCAGCACTAG